The following are from one region of the Biomphalaria glabrata chromosome 4, xgBioGlab47.1, whole genome shotgun sequence genome:
- the LOC129925916 gene encoding mucin-2-like yields MTKNLKSPLTSSESETCISQSLDDIVLPDATESTSLIQELASTNTGMLTPDLTTAAAAYTTQITSPFLNAMTDVSSHSETTALANITNIAKSRKTSVAATQEFLTIKATERLFPTDHMTNNANSPSATPIKKFCAYHMTLPPVVRRGKSVAQRLIRSSTCMTSSSNTVANKTVLNSIEQLTSRLTAPAAPQTNDPTAPWTTSSKPQIMSGSTHSTTSASNVAPYTNLMLPPQNIPLTLSLAPYTTVQSAPQFSAPLQAVYASPLTAIMTTQASTFVPASQATSLGATFMSSPVPTYLLSSSLSSMAVPTATQSEVNLVPYTTDMRTPAGMYPRSTEETHLDTSSSYFKTPTAKRKIAPKANLKTPDIDRKIPDVDRKTPDVDRKTPDIGVARKRAYSKRNTNVY; encoded by the coding sequence ATGACAAAGAATTTAAAATCTCCATTAACGTCTTCAGAATCTGAAACATGTATTTCACAGTCTTTGGATGATATTGTTTTACCAGATGCAACAGAGAGTACATCATTAATACAAGAACTGGCATCAACAAATACAGGCATGCTAACACCAGACCTCACAACAGCTGCAGCAGCTTACACGACACAGATAACAAGTCCATTTTTAAATGCTATGACAGATGTTTCAAGTCACTCAGAAACAACAGCTCTTgcaaatattacaaatattgcAAAAAGTAGAAAAACGTCTGTAGCAGCAACACAAGAGTTTCTCACAATAAAAGCTACAGAACGTTTGTTCCCTACAGACCACATGACAAATAATGCCAACTCTCCATCTGCAACACCCATAAAAAAATTCTGTGCATATCACATGACACTGCCACCTGTTGTACGTCGAGGCAAGTCAGTTGCACAGAGGTTGATTAGATCTTCAACCTGCATGACATCTTCATCAAATACAGTAGCAAACAAGACGGTATTAAACAGCATAGAACAATTGACGTCTCGTCTAACAGCACCAGCTGCACCACAAACTAATGACCCGACTGCGCCCTGGACAACATCATCCAAACCTCAAATAATGTCGGGTTCAACACATAGCACGACTTCAGCTTCAAATGTAGCACCATACACGAATTTAATGTTACCACCACAAAACATTCCTTTGACATTGTCGTTGGCACCGTACACCACTGTGCAATCGGCACCACAATTCTCAGCACCATTGCAAGCAGTTTATGCATCGCCGCTGACTGCCATCATGACAACACAAGCCTCCACGTTTGTGCCAGCCTCTCAGGCGACATCACTGGGTGCTACATTTATGTCATCTCCTGTACCGACATACTTGCTGTCTTCATCATTGAGCAGCATGGCAGTTCCAACAGCCACACAGTCTGAGGTAAATCTAGTCCCGTATACAACAGACATGAGAACACCAGCAGGCATGTATCCCCGATCAACAGAGGAAACACACTTGGATACTTCGAGTTCTTACTTCAAAACACCAACTGCTAAACGAAAAATAGCTCCAAaagctaatttaaaaacacCAGATATAGATAGAAAAATACCAGATGTAGATAGAAAAACACCAGATGTAGATAGAAAAACACCAGATATAGGAGTAGCTAGAAAAAGAGCATATTCAAAACGAAACACGAACGTTTATTGA